The proteins below are encoded in one region of Fibrella aestuarina BUZ 2:
- a CDS encoding NAD-dependent epimerase/dehydratase family protein gives MPATILLTGANGFLGSHVARELLARNYHVRAFVRPGSDRKALLSGASSLPIEFAEGDILNAPDLRRAAKGCAAVIHVAANTQVNPARSADIWAVNKTGTENVIAAVRAENLRRLVYVGTANVFGFGTKEQPGTEKLPYTGAVYGLDYMDSKVAATQLVRDAAHNHDVPALSVHPSFLLGPLDVKPTSGAMLLAIAKRNVPGYPVGGKNYVHVRDAAVATVNALTMGRIGQSYILGHENLTYREAFTLMAEVAGVRPPRFELPPNVAHWYGRFSDWKARLTGRPGLVNVPMTLIANDGHYFSSQKAIDELKLPQTHIRQAIEEAYAWFREAGYLLGRAA, from the coding sequence ATGCCAGCTACTATTCTGTTAACGGGCGCTAACGGCTTTTTGGGGAGCCACGTGGCGCGTGAATTATTGGCCCGGAATTACCACGTCCGGGCGTTTGTGCGGCCGGGCAGCGACCGTAAGGCGCTGCTGAGTGGAGCCAGTTCCCTACCCATCGAGTTTGCCGAGGGCGACATCCTCAACGCCCCCGATCTGCGCCGTGCCGCCAAAGGGTGCGCCGCCGTTATTCACGTAGCGGCCAACACGCAGGTCAACCCGGCTCGTAGCGCCGACATCTGGGCGGTTAACAAAACCGGCACCGAAAACGTGATTGCCGCCGTGCGGGCTGAGAACCTACGTCGGCTAGTCTATGTCGGTACGGCCAATGTCTTTGGCTTCGGCACGAAGGAGCAGCCCGGCACCGAGAAACTGCCCTACACGGGCGCGGTCTACGGCCTCGATTACATGGATAGCAAAGTGGCAGCCACGCAACTGGTGCGCGATGCCGCCCATAACCACGACGTACCGGCGTTGTCGGTGCATCCGTCGTTTCTACTCGGGCCGCTCGATGTCAAGCCCACGTCGGGTGCGATGCTACTGGCGATTGCCAAACGGAACGTACCCGGCTATCCGGTGGGGGGCAAAAACTACGTCCACGTCCGGGATGCAGCGGTGGCTACCGTCAACGCCCTGACGATGGGCCGCATTGGGCAGTCGTACATCCTGGGGCACGAAAACCTGACCTACCGAGAGGCGTTCACGCTCATGGCCGAGGTTGCTGGGGTACGTCCGCCGCGGTTTGAATTGCCACCCAATGTTGCCCACTGGTACGGCCGTTTTTCCGACTGGAAAGCCCGGTTGACGGGTCGGCCCGGTCTGGTGAACGTACCCATGACGCTCATTGCCAACGACGGCCATTATTTTTCGTCGCAAAAGGCTATCGATGAATTGAAATTACCACAGACGCACATCCGGCAGGCGATCGAAGAAGCCTACGCCTGGTTCCGGGAAGCGGGGTATTTGTTAGGTAGAGCAGCGTAG
- a CDS encoding amidophosphoribosyltransferase, producing the protein MSDAIKHECGIVLLRLRKPYQYYIDKYGTPLYAVNKLMLLMEKQVNRGQDGAGVANIKLDVPPGHRYISRYRSVDHQPVADVFGKINKKFAKALKKNKENARDAKWLQENVAFTGEVWMGHLRYGTHGANEIENCHPMLRQSNWRSRNLVMAGNFNMTNVDQLFDKLVSLGQHPKDFVDTVTVMEKIGHFLDEENQRVFDRFKGIYENPDLSDIIEDNIDIQRVLHRSCRDFDGGYAMVGMTGYGASFVARDPAGIRPAYYYADDEVVVVASEKPAIKTAFNADYSQIQEIKPGHALIVDKYGEYDEYQFIEPIEKRSCSFERIYFSRATDPDIYNERKMLGRLLVPQILEEVNYDLENTVFSYIPNTAETAFFGMVEGLEDYLFKQRKKAIMDGILFEKDLERVLSFRPRIEKLVSKDVKLRTFITDDTHRDEMVANVYDTTYEVVRKGVDTLVVLDDSIVRGTTLEKSILRMLDRLEPKKIVIVSSAPQIRFPDCYGIDMSKVKDFVAFRAVLQLLNERGLNNIVDEVYGQAVAAVETGNATAENYVKALFEPFTHDEISRKVADIITPRRNDQVDLKAEVAVIYQTVENLHKACPNHSGDWYFTGNYPTPGGNKVVNKSFVNFMEGKVVRAY; encoded by the coding sequence ATGAGCGACGCTATTAAACACGAGTGCGGCATCGTGCTGCTGCGTCTTCGTAAACCGTATCAATACTACATCGATAAGTATGGTACGCCCCTTTACGCGGTCAACAAGCTGATGCTGTTGATGGAAAAACAGGTAAACCGGGGCCAGGATGGGGCCGGGGTTGCCAACATCAAGCTCGACGTACCCCCCGGTCATCGCTACATCAGCCGTTACCGCTCCGTCGATCATCAGCCGGTGGCCGACGTCTTTGGCAAGATCAATAAGAAGTTTGCCAAGGCCCTCAAAAAAAACAAGGAAAATGCCCGCGATGCTAAGTGGCTTCAGGAAAACGTAGCCTTCACGGGCGAAGTCTGGATGGGTCACCTGCGTTACGGCACCCACGGAGCCAACGAAATCGAGAACTGCCACCCCATGCTGCGGCAAAGCAACTGGCGGAGCCGTAACCTCGTGATGGCCGGTAACTTCAACATGACCAACGTGGATCAGTTGTTTGATAAACTGGTCTCGCTTGGGCAGCACCCGAAAGACTTCGTCGATACCGTAACGGTGATGGAGAAAATCGGGCACTTCCTCGACGAAGAAAATCAGCGCGTATTCGACCGGTTCAAGGGTATCTACGAAAACCCCGATCTGTCGGATATCATCGAGGATAACATCGATATTCAGCGGGTACTGCACCGCTCGTGCCGTGATTTCGACGGTGGTTATGCGATGGTCGGTATGACGGGCTACGGCGCGTCGTTTGTGGCCCGTGACCCCGCCGGTATCCGCCCTGCTTATTATTACGCCGATGATGAGGTGGTCGTGGTGGCTTCGGAGAAACCCGCCATCAAAACGGCCTTTAACGCCGATTACAGCCAGATTCAGGAGATCAAGCCGGGTCATGCGCTGATCGTCGACAAATACGGTGAGTACGACGAATACCAGTTCATCGAACCCATCGAAAAACGGTCGTGTAGCTTCGAGCGCATTTATTTTTCCCGCGCGACTGACCCCGATATTTACAACGAACGGAAAATGCTGGGCCGCCTGCTGGTGCCGCAGATTCTGGAAGAGGTGAATTACGATCTGGAGAACACCGTCTTCAGCTACATTCCCAATACGGCCGAAACCGCCTTCTTTGGTATGGTTGAAGGGCTGGAAGATTACCTCTTCAAGCAGCGCAAGAAGGCGATAATGGACGGTATTCTGTTTGAGAAGGACCTCGAGCGGGTACTGTCGTTCCGGCCGCGGATTGAAAAACTGGTATCTAAAGACGTCAAGCTCCGCACGTTCATCACTGACGATACCCACCGCGACGAAATGGTGGCCAACGTCTACGACACGACCTACGAGGTGGTGCGCAAAGGCGTGGATACACTGGTCGTGCTCGACGACTCGATTGTGCGCGGCACGACGCTGGAGAAGAGTATCCTGCGCATGCTGGACCGGCTGGAACCGAAGAAAATCGTGATCGTTTCGTCAGCGCCGCAGATCCGCTTCCCCGACTGCTATGGCATCGATATGTCGAAGGTGAAGGATTTCGTAGCGTTCCGGGCGGTGCTTCAACTGCTCAACGAACGCGGCCTGAACAACATCGTCGACGAAGTCTATGGGCAGGCCGTTGCCGCCGTTGAAACGGGCAACGCGACTGCCGAGAACTACGTGAAGGCGCTGTTCGAACCGTTTACGCACGACGAGATTTCGCGGAAAGTGGCCGACATCATCACGCCCCGCCGTAACGATCAGGTCGATCTGAAAGCCGAAGTCGCGGTGATCTACCAGACTGTGGAGAATCTGCACAAGGCTTGCCCCAACCACTCGGGCGACTGGTACTTCACGGGTAACTACCCCACGCCGGGCGGCAACAAAGTCGTCAACAAATCATTCGTCAACTTTATGGAAGGCAAGGTAGTACGAGCCTACTAG